A portion of the Magnolia sinica isolate HGM2019 chromosome 17, MsV1, whole genome shotgun sequence genome contains these proteins:
- the LOC131230873 gene encoding leucine-rich repeat extensin-like protein 3: MVPDLEKPRITEIKVRMDCKGCVQKIKKALHGINGIYDLYVDSGQQKLTIVGWADPEKVIKAINKKRKNATICAHTEPENTVPQTTEPAVESGPPAPAPEPTNPPSSDGPPAEPAPPAEPTKESPPTENPPPEVAPSPVPTDTGAAQPVGPSGPKDIEPIRIIHHWHEPPHIVTHSYNSYKPSPYVSRYAMEYGYPQSPQQYSISEPYMDYDRRGRRNGGGTLITSMFSDENPNACRIV; this comes from the exons ATGGTTCCTGACTTGGAG AAGCCTCGGATCACGGAGATAAAGGTTCGGATGGATTGTAAAGGCTGTGTACAAAAGATCAAGAAGGCCCTGCACGGCATTAATG GCATATATGATTTATACGTCGATTCGGGGCAACAAAAACTGACCATCGTAGGGTGGGCCGATCCGGAAAAGGTCATCAAAGCCATCAACAAGAAAAGGAAGAATGCCACCATTTGTGCCCACACAGAACCAGAGAACACAGTGCCTCAGACCACTGAACCAGCAGTCGAGAGTGGCCCACCAGCCCCTGCACCTGAGCCCACCAACCCGCCCTCAAGTGACGGCCCACCTGCCGAACCAGCCCCACCAGCAGAGCCCACCAAAGAATCTCCACCAACCGAAAATCCACCACCAGAGGTGGCACCATCACCAGTGCCTACTGACACTGGTGCAGCCCAACCAGTGGGCCCATCAGGACCTAAAGACATCGAACCAATCCGCATCATACATCACTGGCACGAACCCCCGCACATTGTTACTCACAGCTATAACAGCTACAAACCGTCGCCTTACGTATCCCGATATGCGATGGAATACGGGTATCCCCAGTCGCCACAACAGTACAGTATATCAGAACCGTACATGGACTACGATCGTCGCGGCCGCAGGAACGGTGGTGGGACCCTCATAACATCAATGTTCAGTGATGAGAATCCAAATGCATGCAGGATAGTATAA
- the LOC131230891 gene encoding uncharacterized protein LOC131230891 isoform X1, with product MGSPNIKDLFTSFSPSLDFLAITSGDGRIKIWDTLKGQVQTEFADITSTDDTNLSSKSESGHLSLDYTCMKWVHFGHKKKRKPAHSLLVLGTGSGDVLALDVAAGQLRWRVNDCHPGGVNAISSSNKGSCIYTAGADGMVCQIDLSAGSLLGKFRASTKAVSSLSISSDGKILATAAAQLKIFDCPDNKKIQKFSGHPVAVRCMIFTEDGKYILSSALGERYIAMWKIDGVKKQSASCVLSMDHPAVFLDSKGTESGETDDESLNVLAISELGVCYFWHGKNIEELRNSKPTKISLSPEASLPKNHKGSVPTIFAANLQGIVKPASGQVFVAYGSIVKPSFEKLLVQRGIDVNLNSSHDGVLLPKDWSSSKSQKGHVLQNEVIALDRANAEDAVLPIPKLHDVHVKKRKHNKMQTTVDHEEVMADVVVSRKSEVGPLSIEDDREKVEEDPATICMEDRLRSLGILAKEEDLGKENYLEIHRLVEANMPTKKIRAVVLSMSPSDAYKSLKVLVAAWRSRSGSGKYVLPWICSILVNHSRHVISQEPSVHMLDTLCEMTKSKCAAIQPLLQLSGRLQLIMAQVDKAGQNTGPALSNGHQVDESDDEDEDEDVDEVVYGQEEEEEEEDKSPSDSDVDN from the exons ATATGGGACACTTTGAAGGGACAAGTACAGACCGAGTTTGCAGACATCACATCAACTGATGACACAAATCTGTCCAGTAAGTCTGAAAGCGGGCATCTTTCACTTGATTACACTTGCATGAAGTGGGTGCATTTCGGGCACAAG AAGAAAAGGAAACCTGCGCATTCGTTGTTAGTGTTAGGGACGGGCAGTGGTGATGTTTTGGCTCTGGATGTTGCAGCTGGTCAGCTGAGGTGGAGAGTAAATGACTGCCATCCTGG GGGTGTCAATGCCATTTCTTCTTCTAACAAGGGTTCATGCATATATACTGCGGGTGCTGATGGTATGGTTTGCCAGATTGATTTGTCTGCTGGGAGCCTATTAGGGAAGTTTAGGGCATCTACAAAGGCGGTGTCCTCTTTGTCCATCTCTTCAG ATGGGAAAATATTAGCCACGGCAGCTGCTCAGttgaaaatttttgattgccctgATAATAAAAAGATACAGAAGTTTTCTGGCCATCCT GTTGCTGTTCGTTGCATGATCTTCACCGAAGATGGGAAGTACATCCTATCTTCTGCTCTTGGTGAAAGATACATTGCAATGTGGAAAATAGATGGTGTCAAAAAGCAATCTGCAAGCTGTGTGCTTTCGATGGATCATCCCGCAGTCTTTCTGGACAGTAAGGGCACAGAAAGTGGGGAAACAGATGATGAAAGTTTAAATGTTTTAGCCATTTCAGAGTTAGGTGTTTGCTATTTTTGGCATGGGAAGAACATCGAGGAATTACGCAATTCTAAGCCTACAAAGATCTCATTATCTCCTGAGGCATCGCTCCCGAAGAATCACAAGGGTTCGGTACCTACCATATTTGCTGCAAACTTACAAGGCATTGTGAAACCTGCCTCTGGGCAAGTGTTTGTTGCTTATGGTTCCATAGTAAAGCCATCATTTGAGAAACTCCTAGTTCAGCGTGGTATTGATGTGAACTTAAACAGCTCCCATGATGGGGTTCTTTTGCCAAAAGATTGGTCTTCTTCCAAGTCCCAGAAAGGCCATGTGTTGCAAAATGAAG TCATCGCTTTAGACCGTGCAAATGCTGAAGATGCGGTACTTCCAATACCAAAGCTACATGATGTTCATGTCAAAAAGAGAAAGCACAATAAGATGCAAACTACCGTTGATCATGAAGAAGTAATGGCTGATGTTGTCGTTAGCAGGAAGAGTGAAGTTGGGCCCTTGAGCATTGAAG ATGACCGGGAAAAGGTTGAAGAAGATCCTGCTACAATATGCATGGAGGACAGGCTTAGATCACTAGGAATCCTTGCTAAAGAGGAAGATCTTGGTAAAGAGAATTATCTGGAGATCCACCGATTGGTTGAAGCTAACATGCCAACAAAGAAG ATTCGGGCTGTTGTCTTATCTATGAGCCCCAGTGATGCGTACAAGTCTCTGAAGGTCTTAGTGGCTGCATGGAGGTCAAG GTCAGGCAGTGGAAAATATGTTCTTCCATGGATATGCAGTATATTAGTGAACCACAGTCGCCATGTAATATCTCAGGAGCCGTCTGTACACATGCTTGATACCTTATGCGAG ATGACGAAGTCCAAATGTGCAGCTATTCAACCTCTATTACAGTTGTCTGGCCGTCTGCAGCTCATCATGGCACAG GTCGACAAAGCAGGACAGAACACAGGTCCAGCACTATCAAACGGTCATCAGGTGGATGAAAGTGACGATGAAGACGAAGATGAAGATGTTGACGAAGTCGTTTATGgacaagaagaggaagaggaggaagaagataaaTCCCCAAGTGATAGCGATGTTGATAACTAG
- the LOC131230891 gene encoding uncharacterized protein LOC131230891 isoform X2, whose amino-acid sequence MGSPNIKDLFTSFSPSLDFLAITSGDGRIKIWDTLKGQVQTEFADITSTDDTNLSSKSESGHLSLDYTCMKWVHFGHKKKRKPAHSLLVLGTGSGDVLALDVAAGQLRWRVNDCHPGGVNAISSSNKGSCIYTAGADGMVCQIDLSAGSLLGKFRASTKAVSSLSISSDGKILATAAAQLKIFDCPDNKKIQKFSGHPVAVRCMIFTEDGKYILSSALGERYIAMWKIDGVKKQSASCVLSMDHPAVFLDSKGTESGETDDESLNVLAISELGVCYFWHGKNIEELRNSKPTKISLSPEASLPKNHKGSVPTIFAANLQGIVKPASGQVFVAYGSIVKPSFEKLLVQRGIDVNLNSSHDGVLLPKDWSSSKSQKGHVLQNEVIALDRANAEDAVLPIPKLHDVHVKKRKHNKMQTTVDHEEVMADVVVSRKSEVGPLSIEDDREKVEEDPATICMEDRLRSLGILAKEEDLGKENYLEIHRLVEANMPTKKIRAVVLSMSPSDAYKSLKVLVAAWRSGSGKYVLPWICSILVNHSRHVISQEPSVHMLDTLCEMTKSKCAAIQPLLQLSGRLQLIMAQVDKAGQNTGPALSNGHQVDESDDEDEDEDVDEVVYGQEEEEEEEDKSPSDSDVDN is encoded by the exons ATATGGGACACTTTGAAGGGACAAGTACAGACCGAGTTTGCAGACATCACATCAACTGATGACACAAATCTGTCCAGTAAGTCTGAAAGCGGGCATCTTTCACTTGATTACACTTGCATGAAGTGGGTGCATTTCGGGCACAAG AAGAAAAGGAAACCTGCGCATTCGTTGTTAGTGTTAGGGACGGGCAGTGGTGATGTTTTGGCTCTGGATGTTGCAGCTGGTCAGCTGAGGTGGAGAGTAAATGACTGCCATCCTGG GGGTGTCAATGCCATTTCTTCTTCTAACAAGGGTTCATGCATATATACTGCGGGTGCTGATGGTATGGTTTGCCAGATTGATTTGTCTGCTGGGAGCCTATTAGGGAAGTTTAGGGCATCTACAAAGGCGGTGTCCTCTTTGTCCATCTCTTCAG ATGGGAAAATATTAGCCACGGCAGCTGCTCAGttgaaaatttttgattgccctgATAATAAAAAGATACAGAAGTTTTCTGGCCATCCT GTTGCTGTTCGTTGCATGATCTTCACCGAAGATGGGAAGTACATCCTATCTTCTGCTCTTGGTGAAAGATACATTGCAATGTGGAAAATAGATGGTGTCAAAAAGCAATCTGCAAGCTGTGTGCTTTCGATGGATCATCCCGCAGTCTTTCTGGACAGTAAGGGCACAGAAAGTGGGGAAACAGATGATGAAAGTTTAAATGTTTTAGCCATTTCAGAGTTAGGTGTTTGCTATTTTTGGCATGGGAAGAACATCGAGGAATTACGCAATTCTAAGCCTACAAAGATCTCATTATCTCCTGAGGCATCGCTCCCGAAGAATCACAAGGGTTCGGTACCTACCATATTTGCTGCAAACTTACAAGGCATTGTGAAACCTGCCTCTGGGCAAGTGTTTGTTGCTTATGGTTCCATAGTAAAGCCATCATTTGAGAAACTCCTAGTTCAGCGTGGTATTGATGTGAACTTAAACAGCTCCCATGATGGGGTTCTTTTGCCAAAAGATTGGTCTTCTTCCAAGTCCCAGAAAGGCCATGTGTTGCAAAATGAAG TCATCGCTTTAGACCGTGCAAATGCTGAAGATGCGGTACTTCCAATACCAAAGCTACATGATGTTCATGTCAAAAAGAGAAAGCACAATAAGATGCAAACTACCGTTGATCATGAAGAAGTAATGGCTGATGTTGTCGTTAGCAGGAAGAGTGAAGTTGGGCCCTTGAGCATTGAAG ATGACCGGGAAAAGGTTGAAGAAGATCCTGCTACAATATGCATGGAGGACAGGCTTAGATCACTAGGAATCCTTGCTAAAGAGGAAGATCTTGGTAAAGAGAATTATCTGGAGATCCACCGATTGGTTGAAGCTAACATGCCAACAAAGAAG ATTCGGGCTGTTGTCTTATCTATGAGCCCCAGTGATGCGTACAAGTCTCTGAAGGTCTTAGTGGCTGCATGGAG GTCAGGCAGTGGAAAATATGTTCTTCCATGGATATGCAGTATATTAGTGAACCACAGTCGCCATGTAATATCTCAGGAGCCGTCTGTACACATGCTTGATACCTTATGCGAG ATGACGAAGTCCAAATGTGCAGCTATTCAACCTCTATTACAGTTGTCTGGCCGTCTGCAGCTCATCATGGCACAG GTCGACAAAGCAGGACAGAACACAGGTCCAGCACTATCAAACGGTCATCAGGTGGATGAAAGTGACGATGAAGACGAAGATGAAGATGTTGACGAAGTCGTTTATGgacaagaagaggaagaggaggaagaagataaaTCCCCAAGTGATAGCGATGTTGATAACTAG